In the genome of Tropicibacter oceani, one region contains:
- a CDS encoding ABC-F family ATP-binding cassette domain-containing protein yields the protein MALIPLLQLTDISLTFGGEPVFDNLSMTVQQGDRVALVGRNGSGKSTLMKVMAGLVEADRGERIVPPGISVGYMEQEPDLSGFETLGDFATSGLDEAEMYKVERASEGLKFDPARPVATASGGERRRAALAKLMAEEPDLMLLDEPTNHLDIEAIQWLEDELKSTRRAFVLISHDRRFLTELTRATLWIDRGQVRRQETGFAGFEAWRDKTWDEEDTQRHKLDRKIKAEARWAVEGISARRKRNQGRVRRLQDMRADRAGQIRRQGQAAMDFASGPKSGKKVVEAIGVSHGFGDKPIIRNFSLTVQRGDRVAFVGPNGVGKTTLIRILMGDIQPDAGTIKLGTNLVPAIFDQTRAQLDLDGSLWDNLTSDPDMRVSGQSDQVMVRGQPKHVVGYLKEFLFDERQVRAPVRALSGGEKARLLLARIMARESNLLVLDEPTNDLDVETLDLLQELLDDYDGTVLLVSHDRDFLDRVATQTIAMEGNGQATVYAGGWSDYQSQKAEAAKPAASAAAPADKDKPKAPGTAPKSKESPSKSGLSYTEKHRLEALPAQIDRLTAEIGKLEQLMADPELFSREPVKFRKATEALAQRQEALARAEEDWLDLAERAEQG from the coding sequence ACCTGTCCATGACCGTCCAGCAGGGCGACCGCGTCGCGCTGGTCGGGCGCAACGGGTCGGGCAAATCCACCTTGATGAAGGTCATGGCCGGCCTTGTCGAAGCCGACCGGGGCGAACGCATCGTGCCGCCGGGCATTTCCGTCGGCTATATGGAGCAGGAACCCGACCTGTCGGGATTCGAGACGCTGGGCGATTTCGCCACCTCGGGCCTGGACGAGGCCGAGATGTACAAGGTCGAGCGCGCCAGCGAAGGGCTCAAGTTCGATCCGGCGCGCCCGGTGGCCACCGCTTCGGGCGGGGAACGGCGGCGCGCGGCACTGGCCAAGCTGATGGCCGAGGAACCCGACCTGATGCTGCTGGACGAGCCGACCAACCACCTGGACATCGAGGCGATCCAGTGGCTGGAGGATGAGCTGAAATCCACCCGCCGCGCCTTTGTCCTGATCTCGCACGACCGGCGGTTCCTGACGGAACTGACACGCGCGACGCTGTGGATCGACCGCGGCCAGGTGCGGCGGCAGGAAACCGGCTTTGCCGGGTTCGAGGCCTGGCGCGACAAGACCTGGGACGAAGAGGACACACAGCGCCACAAGCTGGATCGCAAGATCAAGGCCGAGGCCCGCTGGGCCGTCGAGGGCATCAGCGCAAGGCGCAAGCGCAACCAGGGCCGGGTGCGGCGGCTGCAGGACATGCGCGCCGACCGCGCAGGCCAGATCCGCAGGCAGGGGCAGGCGGCGATGGATTTCGCCAGCGGCCCCAAGTCGGGCAAGAAGGTGGTCGAGGCGATCGGCGTGTCGCACGGGTTTGGTGACAAACCGATCATCCGCAACTTTTCCCTGACGGTGCAACGCGGTGACCGGGTCGCCTTTGTCGGGCCGAATGGGGTGGGCAAGACGACGTTGATCCGCATCCTGATGGGCGACATCCAGCCCGACGCGGGTACGATCAAGCTGGGCACCAACCTTGTGCCGGCGATCTTTGACCAGACCCGCGCGCAGCTGGATCTGGACGGCTCGCTTTGGGACAACCTGACCAGCGATCCCGACATGCGGGTGTCGGGCCAGTCCGATCAGGTCATGGTGCGCGGCCAGCCCAAGCATGTCGTGGGCTATCTCAAGGAATTCCTGTTCGACGAACGTCAGGTGCGCGCCCCGGTGCGGGCGCTGTCGGGCGGTGAAAAGGCGCGGCTGTTGCTGGCGCGGATCATGGCGCGCGAATCGAACCTTTTGGTGCTGGACGAACCGACCAACGATCTGGACGTCGAAACGCTGGACCTGTTGCAGGAACTGCTGGACGACTACGACGGCACGGTGCTGCTGGTGTCGCACGACCGCGATTTCCTGGACCGCGTCGCGACCCAGACCATCGCCATGGAAGGCAACGGCCAGGCCACGGTCTATGCCGGTGGCTGGAGCGACTACCAGTCGCAAAAGGCCGAGGCCGCGAAACCCGCCGCCAGCGCCGCCGCGCCCGCCGACAAGGACAAGCCCAAGGCCCCGGGGACTGCGCCCAAGTCCAAGGAAAGCCCGTCCAAATCCGGGCTCAGCTATACCGAAAAGCACCGGCTCGAGGCGCTTCCGGCGCAGATCGACCGGCTGACAGCCGAGATCGGCAAGCTGGAACAACTGATGGCCGACCCCGAGCTGTTCAGCCGCGAGCCGGTCAAGTTCCGCAAGGCGACCGAGGCGCTGGCGCAAAGACAAGAGGCCCTGGCCCGCGCCGAAGAGGATTGGCTGGATCTGGCGGAACGCGCCGAACAGGGCTGA